The Helianthus annuus cultivar XRQ/B chromosome 16, HanXRQr2.0-SUNRISE, whole genome shotgun sequence genome includes a window with the following:
- the LOC110920201 gene encoding uncharacterized mitochondrial protein AtMg00810-like has translation MYLLVYVDDLILTGNDPNALKSFISCLHNEFAIKDLGELNYFPGLEVTYTSNGLFLNQSKYALDILSRAKMLDAKPAPTPLSTNVSFVSASESFSDTTYYRSIVGALQYLMITRPDILYAVNQVSQFLHAPTIDHFQAVKRILRYIKGTFAYGLHYSQPEHTSLLGYSDADLARCLETRRSTYGYSIFWEAI, from the coding sequence ATGTACCTTCTTGTCTATGTTGATGATCTCATTCTAACGGGCAATGATCCTAACGCTCTCAAATCCTTTATCTCGTGTCTTCATAATGAATTTGCTATCAAAGATCTGGGAGAACTCAACTACTTCCCTGGATTGGAAGTTACCTACACTTCTAATGGACTCTTTTTAAATCAATCAAAATATGCTTTAGATATTCTATCCCGTGCCAAAATGTTGGATGCAAAACCTGCTCCAACACCTTTAAGCACGAATGTCTCTTTTGTCTCTGCAAGTGAATCTTTTTCAGATACCACTTACTATCGGTCCATTGTAGGAGCACTTCAGTATCTCATGATAACAAGACCTGACATTTTGTATGCTGTTAATCAAGTCAGCCAATTTTTACATGCTCCAACTATTGATCATTTCCAAGCAGTAAAACGCATTCTTCGTTACATAAAGGGCACTTTTGCGTATGGGCTTCACTACAGTCAACCCGAGCATACGTCTCTGCTGGGCTACTCTGATGCGGACTTGGCTAGATGCTTAGAAACTCGACGGTCCACCTATGGCTATTCTATTTTTTGGGAGGCAATCTAA
- the LOC110918733 gene encoding vacuolar iron transporter 1, with protein sequence MGGINESEKYLLNRHKEHHFTAGEIVRDVIIGVSDGLTVPFALAAGLSGANVSSSIILTAGIAEVAAGAISMGLGGYLAAKSEADHYDRELRREQEEIDTIPDSEAAEVAEILAEYGVEPHEYGPVVNALRKNPQAWLDFMMKFELGLEKPDPKRALQSALTIAIAYVLGGLVPLLPYMLIPVAQKALVASVMVTILALLIFGFAKGYFTGDRPVWSALQTALIGAIASAAAFGMAKAVQG encoded by the exons ATGGGCGGCATCAACGAATCGGAAAAGTATCTACTCAACCGGCACAAGGAGCACCACTTCACCGCCGGTGAAATCGTCCGTGACGTCATCATCGGCGTCTCCGACGGCCTCACCGTCCCGTTCGCGCTTGCCGCTGGTCTTTCCGGTGCTAACGTTTCGTCCTCCATCATCCTCACCGCCGGTATAGCGGAGGTTGCTGCCGGTGCTATTTCTATGGGACTCGGAGG GTATTTGGCTGCAAAAAGTGAAGCTGATCATTACGATAGAGAGTTACGTAGAGAACAAGAAGAAATTGACACGATACCTGATTCAG AGGCGGCTGAAGTGGCGGAGATACTGGCAGAGTATGGGGTGGAGCCACATGAGTACGGGCCTGTGGTGAATGCTTTGAGGAAGAACCCGCAAGCGTGGCTTGATTTCATGATGAA ATTTGAACTTGGACTTGAAAAGCCTGATCCAAAAAGAGCACTTCAAAGTGCACTAACAATCGCGATCGCTTATGTATTGGGTGGATTGGTCCCGCTTCTACCTTACATGCTCATCCCAGTGGCCCAAAAAGCTTTGGTTGCATCTGTCATGGTGACCATATTAGCCCTGCTAATCTTTGGGTTTGCCAAAGGTTACTTCACCGGGGACAGACCAGTTTGGAGTGCCCTACAAACAGCCCTGATTGGAGCCATAGCGTCTGCAGCCGCTTTTGGCATGGCTAAGGCGGTACAGGGGTAG
- the LOC110920202 gene encoding uncharacterized protein LOC110920202, translating to MSRRLFTRIANDLAGLDPFFTQRPDARNYEGFTTLQKCTAAIRQLAYGTVADALDEYLQMSARTTRECLYRFCHNVVKLYNKKYLRKPNAYDVQQLYQAHEARHGFPGMLGSIDCMHWGWHNCPTAWRGQYTRGDHGYPTVILEAVASQDLWIWHSFFGLPGSLNDLNVLYQSAIFTDVVNGTGPDTRFTVSGVEYRCGYYLADGIYPSWSTIVKTIPYPEDEKRKKFAKR from the coding sequence ATGAGTCGCCGCTTATTCACAAGGATTGCCAATGATTTGGCGGGGCTAGACCCGTTTTTCACGCAACGTCCTGATGCTCGAAATTATGAAGGGTTTACAACGTTACAAAAGTGTACTGCGGCCATTCGACAACTGGCGTACGGGACAGTGGCCGACGCTTTGGACGAGTACTTACAGATGTCGGCAAGAACTACGCGGGAATGTTTGTATCGGTTTTGCCATAATGTGGTGAAACTGTATAACAAAAAATATTTGCGGAAACCAAACGCGTATGATGTTCAACAGTTGTACCAAGCTCATGAAGCAAGGCACGGGTTTCCGGGAATGCTTGGTAGCATTGATTGTATGCATTGGGGGTGGCATAATTGCCCGACTGCGTGGCGCGGCCAATATACGCGAGGTGATCACGGATATCCAACCGTGATACTTGAAGCTGTGGCATCACAAGATTTGTGGATATGGCATTCTTTCTTTGGTCTCCCTGGTTCACTCAACGACCTCAACGTGTTATACCAATCGGCCATCTTTACCGATGTCGTTAATGGAACGGGACCGGACACACGTTTTACAGTTTCTGGGGTTGAGTATAGATGTGGGTATTATCTTGCTGACGGGATATATCCGTCTTGGTCTACAATTGTGAAGACTATTCCATATCCCGAGGACGAAAAACGGAAAAAATTTGCCAAGCGTTAA